A window of the Rhodoflexus caldus genome harbors these coding sequences:
- a CDS encoding LptF/LptG family permease, with product MRTISGIMLRFTKVDKLVSKAFYGIFLLSYAVVLFILLTFVMSQYFEDFVGKDLGWEVFAQLFFYFGLVLTPQALPLAVLLASLMAFGNLGEHFEITAVKAAGIPLTRLMLPMGFYAVLITVGAFLFNNHFAPYANLKAYSLMYDVRQKKPALEFKEGGFYTDLPDYRIRIERKGRGADSMVYGVMIYDHTKQRGNTDVILADTGKIYTIMDNNYLVMELWNGNKFSEYIGQNTDRKEFVRDRFQQAKFVFSLSALGMQKTDEELFLSHKIMKNVSELGIVADSLKREVQRYQTPLYQDLKPYYDYQFNVDRAKYPADDKDSVSVDFMQWKDSVTAADITLLFERAQTKTRNVESLATIAKDRVTYYDKEERSFRLEQHQRFTMSVACLMMFLIGAPLGAIIKRGGLGVPVLVSIIFFIVFYVINISGGHYAKEGVTSVATGAWISDAVLLVFGLWFFRQAQKDSRLFDADVYIIWLSRLKAHLKARLSGKNSLQ from the coding sequence TTGCGGACTATTTCGGGCATTATGTTGCGTTTTACGAAGGTTGATAAATTGGTCAGCAAGGCATTTTACGGCATTTTTCTGTTGAGTTATGCCGTTGTGCTGTTTATCCTGCTCACTTTCGTGATGTCGCAGTACTTCGAGGATTTTGTGGGGAAAGATTTGGGCTGGGAGGTTTTTGCACAATTGTTTTTTTACTTCGGGTTGGTGCTGACTCCACAGGCTCTGCCGCTGGCGGTTTTGCTTGCTTCGCTGATGGCATTCGGCAACTTGGGCGAACACTTTGAAATCACGGCCGTAAAAGCAGCAGGCATCCCCCTAACCCGACTGATGCTGCCGATGGGCTTTTACGCCGTACTGATTACGGTGGGCGCATTTCTTTTTAACAATCATTTTGCGCCTTATGCCAACCTGAAAGCCTACAGCCTGATGTATGACGTGCGGCAAAAAAAACCCGCACTCGAATTCAAAGAAGGCGGTTTTTACACCGACCTCCCCGACTATCGCATCCGCATTGAGCGCAAAGGACGCGGTGCGGACAGCATGGTTTACGGCGTTATGATTTACGACCACACCAAACAACGCGGCAATACAGACGTAATTTTGGCTGATACGGGAAAAATTTACACCATCATGGATAACAACTACTTAGTGATGGAGCTTTGGAACGGCAATAAATTTTCCGAATACATCGGGCAAAATACCGACCGCAAAGAGTTTGTTCGCGACCGATTCCAACAGGCTAAATTCGTATTTTCCCTCTCGGCATTAGGTATGCAGAAAACGGACGAGGAACTGTTTCTTTCGCATAAAATCATGAAGAACGTGTCTGAATTGGGTATCGTAGCCGACTCTTTGAAGCGAGAAGTGCAGCGCTATCAGACACCGCTCTATCAGGACTTGAAGCCTTACTATGACTACCAGTTCAATGTGGACAGGGCTAAGTACCCGGCAGATGACAAGGACAGCGTTTCGGTGGATTTTATGCAATGGAAAGACTCCGTTACGGCGGCCGATATTACCCTGCTTTTCGAGCGGGCACAAACTAAAACCCGCAACGTAGAATCGCTGGCAACTATTGCCAAAGACCGAGTAACTTATTACGACAAAGAAGAGCGGAGTTTTCGCCTCGAGCAGCACCAACGGTTCACCATGTCGGTTGCCTGCCTGATGATGTTTCTGATAGGCGCACCTCTGGGGGCTATCATCAAGCGGGGGGGATTGGGCGTGCCTGTGCTGGTTTCCATTATTTTCTTCATTGTTTTTTACGTCATCAATATCTCCGGCGGCCACTATGCCAAAGAGGGCGTAACCTCCGTAGCCACAGGCGCTTGGATTTCCGATGCGGTGCTGCTGGTTTTCGGTCTGTGGTTCTTCCGTCAGGCGCAAAAAGACTCCCGCCTGTTTGATGCCGACGTTTATATTATCTGGCTAAGCCGCCTGAAAGCCCACCTGAAAGCCCGCCTGAGCGGTAAAAACTCACTTCAATAG
- a CDS encoding helix-turn-helix domain-containing protein → MSRPSIRESAVKLLFGLKIRQLRVEKNISQSELAEKAGLSVSYLNEIEKGKKLPKVEKIAQLADTLGVSYDWLVSLQTQKSLIPVAELLRTNLLEELPLDFFGIDKSQLFDILSVAPVKLNAFINTIIEISRNYGMKVEHIYFSALRSYQEMHENYFEDIEQQVEACKQKYGIHAVPLGARELIRILTEEYQYRIEEDGLTQQPELQELRSVTLKGKQPRLLLNKDLSETQKCFILGRELGFQFMNISDRSYTTSWVEVNSFEQAVNNFKGSYFSCALFLPREEILTDLRAIFQSGAFQPELFLQLLDKYGVAPELLYHRLTNLLPRFFGLRDLFFLRFSNRANAELYDLSKELHLSGLQAPHASMLNEHYCRRWVSIQVIQELRTRLQREQSGEDAVLCKAQRSKYYGLEKEYLIISMAKPSFKGSPVIHSVSLGLLVNQGLKKNIRFWNDPSIPIRLVGETCERCMATDCESRAAAPVIYRQEQRVANLKAALEALQRED, encoded by the coding sequence ATGTCTCGTCCTTCTATTCGCGAATCGGCCGTTAAATTACTTTTCGGTTTGAAAATCAGGCAGTTGCGTGTGGAAAAAAATATTTCGCAAAGCGAACTGGCCGAAAAAGCAGGTCTTTCGGTTTCTTACCTCAACGAAATCGAGAAAGGTAAAAAACTGCCCAAGGTTGAAAAAATCGCCCAACTGGCCGATACCCTTGGCGTGAGTTATGACTGGTTGGTATCGCTGCAAACGCAAAAAAGCCTGATACCTGTGGCGGAGTTGCTGCGAACCAACTTGTTGGAGGAATTACCGCTGGACTTTTTCGGCATAGACAAATCACAGTTGTTTGATATTTTATCAGTCGCTCCCGTTAAACTCAATGCTTTTATCAATACCATTATCGAAATCAGCCGTAATTACGGCATGAAGGTAGAGCATATTTACTTTTCGGCGCTGCGTTCGTATCAGGAAATGCACGAAAACTATTTTGAAGATATAGAACAGCAGGTAGAAGCCTGTAAGCAGAAATACGGTATTCATGCCGTTCCCTTAGGTGCACGGGAATTGATACGGATTCTTACGGAAGAGTATCAGTATCGCATTGAAGAGGACGGGCTGACACAACAACCTGAGTTACAGGAGCTTCGTTCCGTAACGCTTAAAGGAAAGCAACCTCGCCTGTTACTTAATAAAGACCTGAGCGAAACACAAAAATGTTTCATTCTGGGGCGTGAACTGGGTTTTCAGTTTATGAACATCAGCGACCGCTCTTATACTACCTCGTGGGTGGAAGTTAATTCTTTTGAGCAGGCGGTCAATAATTTTAAAGGCTCTTATTTCAGTTGTGCGCTTTTTTTACCGCGTGAGGAAATTTTGACTGACTTGCGAGCTATTTTTCAGTCGGGGGCTTTTCAGCCTGAACTGTTTTTGCAGTTGTTAGATAAGTACGGCGTAGCCCCCGAATTGCTTTACCACAGGCTAACCAATCTTTTGCCGCGGTTTTTCGGGCTTCGCGATTTGTTTTTTCTGCGTTTCAGCAATCGCGCCAATGCCGAACTGTACGACCTGAGCAAAGAACTGCATCTTTCGGGTTTGCAAGCGCCTCATGCTTCTATGCTGAACGAGCATTATTGTCGCCGTTGGGTGTCTATTCAGGTGATACAGGAACTGCGGACGCGGCTGCAAAGGGAGCAGAGCGGCGAAGATGCGGTATTGTGCAAGGCGCAACGTTCTAAGTATTACGGGCTGGAAAAAGAGTATCTGATTATCAGCATGGCGAAGCCTTCTTTTAAAGGTTCTCCCGTGATTCACAGTGTTTCTTTGGGGCTATTGGTCAATCAGGGGCTTAAAAAGAACATCCGCTTTTGGAACGACCCGTCTATTCCCATCCGATTGGTGGGCGAAACTTGTGAACGTTGCATGGCTACCGACTGTGAGTCGCGGGCAGCGGCACCGGTTATTTACCGTCAGGAACAGCGCGTAGCCAATTTGAAGGCAGCCTTAGAGGCCTTGCAGCGGGAAGATTAA
- a CDS encoding alpha-ketoacid dehydrogenase subunit alpha/beta, with protein sequence MHLTFDRKNYSADTLIHLYKNLVKPRMIEEKMLVLLRQGKISKWFSGIGQEAISVGAVCAMAADEYILPMHRNLGIFTGRGMDLGQLFAQFQGKKSGFTKGRDRSFHFGSNPHHIVGMISHLGPQLAIADGIALADVLQQHKKATLVFTGDGATSEGDFHEGVNVAAVWDLPVIFVVENNGYGLSTPSSEQFRCKQFIDKCIGYGIEGVKVDGNNVLEVYDAIVRILEDIRQNPRPILLEAITFRMRGHEEASGTKYVPQELFEEWGKKDPVNNYEQYLLSEGVLSNADVEAIRAEIREEIERGIAVAFPEPDPVPNTAEELADMYAPYVQQVVAPDNAGSEKRFIDAVQDGLRQGMERWDRLVLMGQDIAEYGGAFKVTEGFVGQYGRARVRNTPLCESAIVGTALGLSIKGYKSMVEMQFADFVTCGFNQIVNNLAKIHYRWGQNADVVVRMPTGAGVAAGPFHSQSNEAWFTHTPGLKVVYPSNPYDAKGLLLAALEDPNPYIYFEHKAMYRSITGLVPDGFYTVEVGKAATVQSGSDLSVITYGMGVHWALQIAKEMPDLSIEIIDLRTLLPWDKEAVAATVKKTGKVLVCHEDCLTGGIGGEIAAWIAEHCFEFLDAPVMREGSLDTAVPFSPTLEQNFLPKGRIRDKIKALAAY encoded by the coding sequence ATGCATCTCACATTTGACCGTAAAAATTACAGCGCCGATACGCTGATTCATTTGTATAAAAATTTGGTAAAGCCCCGCATGATTGAGGAAAAAATGCTGGTACTGCTGCGGCAGGGAAAAATCAGCAAATGGTTTTCCGGCATCGGGCAGGAAGCTATTTCCGTAGGTGCGGTTTGTGCGATGGCTGCCGACGAGTACATTTTACCCATGCACCGCAACTTGGGTATTTTCACCGGTCGCGGCATGGATTTGGGGCAGCTTTTTGCGCAATTTCAGGGCAAAAAATCGGGCTTTACCAAAGGTCGCGACCGCTCGTTCCACTTTGGCAGCAATCCGCATCATATCGTAGGGATGATTTCCCACCTCGGGCCGCAACTGGCCATTGCCGATGGCATCGCATTGGCCGATGTGTTGCAGCAGCATAAAAAGGCTACGCTGGTATTCACCGGCGACGGGGCAACTTCCGAAGGCGACTTCCATGAGGGTGTAAACGTGGCCGCCGTGTGGGATTTGCCTGTCATTTTTGTGGTGGAAAACAACGGCTACGGCCTTTCTACGCCCAGCAGCGAGCAGTTCCGATGCAAGCAATTCATTGATAAATGTATCGGCTACGGCATTGAGGGCGTAAAAGTGGACGGCAACAATGTGTTGGAAGTTTACGATGCCATCGTCCGCATATTGGAAGATATCCGTCAAAACCCGCGCCCGATTCTATTGGAAGCCATTACATTCCGTATGCGCGGACACGAAGAGGCATCGGGTACAAAATACGTACCGCAAGAACTGTTCGAGGAATGGGGTAAAAAAGACCCTGTGAACAACTACGAACAGTACCTGCTGTCCGAAGGCGTATTGTCAAATGCTGATGTGGAGGCCATTCGCGCGGAAATTCGCGAAGAAATTGAGCGGGGCATTGCCGTTGCCTTCCCCGAACCCGACCCCGTGCCCAATACCGCCGAAGAACTGGCCGATATGTACGCGCCTTACGTGCAGCAAGTAGTCGCCCCCGACAACGCGGGCAGCGAAAAACGCTTCATTGATGCAGTACAAGACGGACTCCGCCAAGGTATGGAGCGATGGGACAGATTAGTGCTGATGGGGCAGGATATTGCCGAATACGGCGGTGCATTTAAAGTTACCGAAGGTTTTGTAGGGCAATACGGACGCGCCCGCGTGCGCAATACACCGCTTTGCGAAAGTGCCATTGTAGGTACTGCACTTGGCCTTTCCATCAAGGGCTACAAGAGCATGGTAGAAATGCAATTTGCTGATTTTGTTACCTGCGGTTTCAATCAGATTGTCAATAATCTGGCAAAAATCCATTATCGCTGGGGGCAAAATGCCGATGTGGTAGTGCGGATGCCGACAGGTGCAGGTGTGGCCGCAGGGCCTTTTCATTCCCAAAGCAACGAGGCATGGTTTACCCATACGCCCGGTTTGAAAGTAGTTTACCCAAGCAATCCCTACGATGCGAAGGGTTTGTTGCTGGCAGCCTTAGAAGACCCCAATCCGTACATTTATTTTGAACACAAAGCCATGTATCGCTCCATTACGGGGCTTGTGCCCGATGGTTTTTATACCGTAGAAGTGGGCAAAGCAGCAACCGTACAAAGCGGCAGCGACCTGAGCGTAATTACTTACGGCATGGGCGTACATTGGGCTTTGCAAATTGCCAAAGAAATGCCGGATTTGTCTATTGAAATTATTGACTTGCGCACGCTGTTGCCTTGGGACAAAGAGGCTGTTGCAGCTACGGTAAAGAAAACAGGCAAGGTGCTGGTTTGCCACGAAGACTGCCTCACGGGCGGCATCGGTGGCGAAATAGCCGCATGGATTGCCGAGCATTGCTTTGAGTTCTTAGATGCACCCGTTATGCGCGAGGGCAGCCTTGACACTGCCGTGCCTTTCAGCCCTACGCTGGAACAAAACTTCCTGCCCAAAGGCCGCATTCGCGATAAGATAAAGGCTTTGGCGGCGTATTAA